A single window of Acetohalobium arabaticum DSM 5501 DNA harbors:
- a CDS encoding FMN-binding protein — MKRIKLKKLIYLSLAVVIILATIGYRGYMRKVRNIEINDVNLTEIEAGEYVGEYATKLGSAKVKVTVKDHQIIRVDILEHNHVQGKKAEKVIYSVIEEQTPNVDAIAGATGSSKVVCKAIENALSNQK, encoded by the coding sequence ATGAAGAGGATTAAATTAAAGAAGTTAATTTATTTATCTTTAGCTGTAGTAATTATTTTAGCTACAATAGGATATAGAGGATATATGAGAAAAGTAAGAAACATAGAGATCAATGATGTAAACCTTACAGAGATCGAAGCTGGTGAGTATGTTGGCGAATATGCTACTAAACTTGGATCAGCAAAGGTTAAGGTAACGGTCAAAGATCACCAGATAATTAGAGTTGATATTTTAGAGCATAATCATGTACAAGGCAAAAAAGCGGAGAAAGTTATTTATTCAGTTATTGAAGAGCAGACACCAAATGTAGATGCCATTGCTGGAGCAACTGGGAGCAGTAAGGTAGTCTGTAAGGCTATAGAGAATGCATTATCTAATCAGAAATAG
- a CDS encoding flavodoxin family protein has protein sequence MKLAVLYHSETGNTERVAEIVAQGANEVDNVEAKTMGIEELDDEFVEEAEAVIFGTPTYLANFSWQTKKWFDTEMDYDLSGKLGAVFATENYLGGGADMALLTMIGHMLVRGMVIYSGGAAEGKPYTHYGAVCIQDGDEDQQERAEIFGERVASKALELFA, from the coding sequence ATGAAATTAGCTGTTTTGTATCATAGTGAAACAGGAAACACAGAAAGAGTCGCCGAGATAGTTGCCCAAGGAGCCAATGAAGTTGATAATGTTGAAGCCAAAACTATGGGGATTGAGGAGCTTGATGATGAATTTGTAGAGGAAGCTGAAGCAGTTATCTTCGGTACTCCTACTTATCTAGCTAACTTTTCCTGGCAGACAAAGAAGTGGTTTGATACAGAGATGGATTATGATCTAAGCGGAAAGTTAGGAGCTGTATTTGCAACGGAGAATTATTTAGGTGGTGGAGCAGATATGGCTTTGTTGACTATGATCGGTCATATGTTAGTCAGGGGAATGGTTATCTATTCTGGAGGTGCAGCAGAAGGTAAGCCTTATACTCATTATGGTGCTGTCTGTATTCAAGATGGTGATGAAGATCAACAGGAACGAGCTGAGATTTTTGGTGAGCGAGTTGCTTCTAAAGCATTAGAATTGTTTGCTTAA
- a CDS encoding lipid-binding SYLF domain-containing protein produces the protein MKTNKLWILIICLVLTISLGVNTVKADNVVPNDRIEEATQILKEISDQKDADSLAYLLKEAKGVVIFPKVIKGGFMFGGRYGEGLLLKRDNNNWYGPYFIEMKGLSYGFQIGVQSIGLVLVITNERGLSNFKKDNLTLGGGLSVAAGPVGRSTEAATDINLEAAIYSYSMSKGAFAGASLEGAKVSKDKEENKSYWGKSLISDEIFTKRAYDQRITPLINTIEELAAAAD, from the coding sequence ATGAAAACTAATAAATTATGGATTCTGATTATTTGTTTAGTTTTAACTATCTCACTAGGTGTTAATACAGTCAAAGCTGATAATGTCGTTCCAAACGATAGAATTGAAGAAGCTACTCAAATATTAAAAGAAATCTCTGATCAAAAAGATGCAGATTCTTTAGCTTATTTACTTAAAGAAGCAAAGGGAGTCGTTATCTTTCCTAAAGTTATAAAAGGCGGCTTTATGTTCGGAGGACGCTATGGCGAAGGATTACTATTAAAACGTGATAATAATAACTGGTACGGACCTTACTTTATCGAAATGAAAGGACTCTCCTATGGATTCCAGATTGGTGTGCAGTCCATAGGTCTAGTTTTGGTCATAACTAATGAACGCGGTTTAAGCAACTTTAAAAAAGATAATCTAACCCTTGGAGGAGGACTTTCAGTAGCTGCTGGTCCTGTTGGCCGTTCTACAGAAGCAGCAACAGATATCAATCTAGAAGCAGCTATCTACAGCTATTCAATGAGCAAGGGAGCATTTGCTGGTGCTTCTCTTGAAGGAGCCAAAGTAAGTAAAGATAAAGAAGAAAATAAATCTTACTGGGGAAAATCTCTAATCTCTGATGAAATTTTTACTAAAAGAGCTTATGACCAAAGAATTACTCCCTTAATCAATACTATTGAAGAGCTTGCTGCAGCTGCAGATTAA
- a CDS encoding DUF3231 family protein yields MVAIIFSFFKKDQKLSVLEAHSLWNLLSSKYHIINNVQLWHTYAHDKDLKKLMKEFLEDLDEHTEQLEKELERYSIEAPPRAKHHAHGDVNSQMLCDEIIGKDYFTFLQRMVELVLFSIQYSYFNDDLYKFFQDFAKHAIEQTDRILKYLKTKGWIDIPPNYLNVPEDVDEKLGSIEAFHLWTHTHYRYVNIEETLRWKEHVHDAEFKKILERGLKKLNEQVEVLEKELEHFGLPVPKGPPNVVKTNDKATHKDEYIFKSLFIGLQWAGTLHAKAFQQCITNDRIRELFKDYLYEELDMLQQISKYGKLKGWLPTPPKYIE; encoded by the coding sequence GTGGTAGCAATTATCTTTTCATTTTTTAAAAAAGACCAAAAACTAAGTGTTTTGGAAGCACACTCTTTATGGAACTTGTTATCATCTAAATATCATATAATAAATAATGTTCAGTTATGGCATACTTATGCCCACGATAAGGATTTAAAGAAGTTAATGAAAGAATTTTTGGAAGATCTAGATGAACATACGGAGCAGTTAGAAAAAGAATTAGAAAGATATTCAATAGAAGCTCCACCTAGAGCCAAACATCATGCACATGGAGATGTTAATTCGCAGATGTTATGTGATGAAATTATAGGTAAAGACTACTTCACATTTTTACAGAGAATGGTCGAGTTAGTTCTTTTTTCGATACAGTACTCATATTTTAATGATGATCTTTACAAATTTTTTCAAGATTTTGCTAAACATGCTATTGAACAAACCGATAGGATTCTAAAATATCTAAAAACCAAAGGATGGATTGACATTCCTCCTAATTATTTAAATGTTCCTGAAGATGTAGATGAGAAACTGGGTAGTATAGAAGCTTTTCATTTATGGACACATACACATTATCGCTATGTAAATATTGAGGAAACTTTAAGGTGGAAAGAACATGTACATGATGCTGAATTTAAAAAGATCTTAGAAAGAGGATTAAAAAAATTAAATGAACAAGTTGAAGTGTTAGAAAAGGAACTTGAGCACTTTGGGCTTCCAGTACCCAAAGGACCTCCTAATGTAGTAAAGACTAATGATAAAGCAACTCATAAAGATGAATACATTTTTAAATCTTTATTTATTGGACTTCAATGGGCTGGTACTTTACATGCTAAAGCTTTCCAACAATGCATTACAAACGATAGAATTAGAGAACTCTTTAAAGATTATTTATATGAAGAACTGGATATGTTACAACAGATAAGTAAATATGGTAAACTCAAAGGATGGTTGCCGACACCGCCTAAATATATTGAATGA
- a CDS encoding staygreen family protein — MSKFNPDKLSVEYRQGITPTNPVIPRRYTLTHSDETGELFLTIGYEYAYDMINPTRDEVIGEWNYDTNYIFQATVYVGGNNREEVDRRNRIFIQELPLALKAIRYGDRKLFQTHPDLDKASIYIYFRSVYSEYNRTEYWGSFSDYK, encoded by the coding sequence ATGAGTAAATTCAATCCTGATAAATTATCTGTTGAATACCGTCAAGGAATAACTCCTACCAATCCAGTTATTCCAAGACGATATACATTAACCCATTCTGATGAAACAGGAGAGCTATTCTTAACTATCGGATATGAGTATGCCTATGACATGATTAATCCCACGCGGGATGAAGTTATAGGAGAATGGAATTATGATACTAATTATATCTTTCAGGCAACAGTTTATGTAGGTGGTAATAACCGAGAAGAAGTAGATAGACGGAATAGAATCTTCATTCAAGAACTGCCTCTCGCTCTAAAAGCAATTCGCTATGGAGATAGAAAGCTCTTTCAAACTCATCCTGATTTAGATAAAGCATCAATATATATTTACTTTAGGTCAGTCTATTCCGAATATAATCGCACAGAATACTGGGGATCCTTCTCTGATTATAAATAA
- the htpG gene encoding molecular chaperone HtpG has translation MTAEEKKFQTETQKILDLMINSIYTNQEIFLRELIANASDAIDKVKFQSLTESDILEGDSDFEIWLDVDEENDVFTIKDNGIGMTYDEVVENIGTIAQSGSQDFLQKLQERQAAADDEALDLIGQFGVGFYSSFMVADKVTLITRAPKEDKGVKWESTGDGTYTIEEVDKPKRGTTIKLQLRDEFTADGEELDITNRRNIERLVQKHSNYVAYPIKMKCYEEDDEGEVTEQIKTLNDMKPLWIRNKSDIEEEDYNEFYKEVFTDWADPLEVIHSKVEGLVKYSTLLFIPQQAPSNIFSDDFDQGLRLYSKNNFVMDNCSKLLPDYLRFVRGLVDSPDFTLNLSRQVLQDDKQLKIISKNLKKKVLKRLKSMLGDDREKYKEFWNEFGQLIKGGINMTHGKEQDKLVELLIFPSSHSDSEMTTLAEYVERMPEDQDVIYYVTGEDETTVEKLPQMELLQEKGLEVLYFFDEVDEFVINNLQEYDDIEFKSVLRGDLDLDDADDDIDADEDEVEELLEDIKGHLDDKVSDVRLSKRLKSSAVCLVSGDVGLSMSMEKVLEKMDQNMGQAQRILEINPQHELFSKLKEIHTTEGNSDRLAEYSELLYSLASLVEGFTPEDPVEFSDKITELMVEAK, from the coding sequence ATGACAGCAGAAGAAAAGAAGTTTCAGACTGAGACTCAGAAGATACTGGATCTGATGATTAATTCTATCTATACCAATCAGGAGATCTTTTTGCGAGAGCTAATTGCTAATGCTTCCGATGCAATTGATAAAGTTAAATTCCAATCACTGACAGAGTCCGATATTTTAGAAGGGGACTCTGATTTTGAGATCTGGTTGGATGTAGATGAAGAGAATGATGTATTTACTATTAAAGATAATGGAATCGGTATGACTTATGATGAAGTTGTCGAGAATATTGGAACTATTGCCCAGTCTGGTTCTCAGGATTTTCTACAGAAGCTACAGGAAAGACAGGCCGCTGCAGACGATGAGGCTCTGGATTTAATCGGTCAGTTTGGAGTCGGCTTCTATTCTTCCTTTATGGTAGCCGATAAGGTGACGCTAATTACTCGCGCACCTAAAGAAGATAAAGGAGTTAAGTGGGAATCAACAGGTGACGGTACATATACTATCGAAGAAGTAGACAAGCCTAAGCGGGGAACTACAATCAAGCTGCAGTTAAGGGATGAATTTACTGCTGATGGTGAGGAGCTAGATATAACTAATCGGCGGAATATAGAGCGATTGGTCCAGAAGCATTCTAATTATGTAGCCTATCCTATTAAGATGAAATGTTATGAAGAGGATGATGAAGGCGAAGTAACAGAACAGATCAAGACTTTGAATGATATGAAGCCGCTCTGGATTAGAAATAAGAGCGATATTGAAGAGGAAGACTACAATGAATTTTATAAGGAAGTCTTTACTGACTGGGCTGATCCATTAGAAGTGATTCACAGCAAAGTGGAAGGCTTAGTTAAGTATTCTACTTTATTATTTATTCCTCAACAGGCGCCGTCTAATATCTTTTCTGATGACTTTGATCAAGGGCTGAGGTTATATTCCAAAAATAACTTTGTGATGGATAACTGTTCGAAGCTGCTGCCTGATTACTTACGATTTGTCCGCGGATTAGTGGATTCGCCTGACTTTACCCTTAATCTGTCTCGCCAGGTATTACAGGATGACAAGCAGTTAAAGATAATCAGTAAAAACTTAAAGAAGAAAGTATTAAAGCGGTTAAAGAGTATGCTTGGTGATGATCGTGAAAAGTATAAAGAGTTCTGGAATGAGTTTGGCCAGCTGATCAAAGGCGGCATTAATATGACGCATGGTAAAGAACAGGATAAATTAGTTGAGTTACTCATCTTTCCCTCTTCTCATTCTGACAGTGAGATGACTACTTTAGCTGAATATGTTGAGCGCATGCCGGAGGATCAGGATGTTATCTATTATGTGACCGGTGAAGATGAAACAACAGTAGAAAAGCTGCCTCAGATGGAGCTTCTGCAGGAGAAAGGACTGGAAGTGCTCTACTTCTTTGATGAAGTTGATGAGTTTGTAATCAATAATTTACAAGAGTATGATGACATAGAATTTAAATCCGTTCTCCGTGGCGATTTAGATTTGGATGATGCTGATGATGATATTGATGCTGATGAAGATGAAGTAGAAGAACTGCTAGAAGATATCAAGGGACATTTAGATGATAAAGTTAGTGATGTCCGCTTAAGTAAGCGATTAAAGTCCAGTGCTGTCTGTTTGGTTAGCGGAGATGTTGGACTTAGTATGTCCATGGAGAAGGTCTTAGAAAAGATGGATCAGAATATGGGCCAGGCCCAGCGGATTTTAGAGATTAATCCTCAGCATGAGCTGTTCTCTAAATTGAAAGAGATTCATACTACGGAAGGTAATTCAGATCGATTAGCCGAATATAGTGAATTACTATATTCTCTAGCTTCCTTAGTAGAAGGATTTACTCCGGAAGATCCGGTTGAGTTTAGTGATAAAATTACAGAATTAATGGTTGAAGCTAAGTGA
- a CDS encoding RNA-guided endonuclease InsQ/TnpB family protein, whose product MKLAKHFIHKPNQTQQVVLGCLAYANARLYNIGNYQRKDWSKDSAKNYPDWYKQKKQLKDNFWYKNLPSQTAQETLKILADNWDSFYQSMEDYQDNPDKYNGKPNPPNYKPKDSKFNLRYLNNGFKIIDGKLRLSIPKQLKKYLKEEYSITNKFLWIRVPNELLSSNRDVLNSTTRIEFKPLSDDTYKVILTYKVDTPTIKEDDGNYLSIDLGINNLMTCYSNQNQESFIIDGGQYLAINRYFDKKIKHYQSILNGQGKKTSKRIQNLYKKRRKQLFHLIHSATKKVVNYCVENNISRVIVGDIKNIRDDADLGKQNNQKLHKLPFDIIYHQLEYKLNLQGITLIKKSEKYTSQCSPYSKKVTKKYANKSNRVKRGLYIDKDNNQAFNADSIGAFNILRKYLQQRRKGPDITLQVKGLSNPVKYNWNNHQFAA is encoded by the coding sequence TTGAAGTTAGCTAAACATTTTATCCATAAACCTAATCAAACTCAACAAGTTGTATTAGGTTGTTTAGCTTATGCCAATGCTAGATTATATAATATCGGTAATTATCAACGTAAAGATTGGTCTAAAGATAGTGCTAAAAATTATCCTGATTGGTATAAACAAAAGAAGCAGTTAAAAGATAACTTTTGGTATAAAAACTTACCCTCTCAGACAGCACAGGAAACACTTAAAATTTTAGCTGATAATTGGGATAGCTTTTATCAAAGTATGGAAGATTATCAAGATAATCCTGATAAATATAACGGTAAACCTAATCCACCTAACTATAAACCTAAAGACAGCAAATTTAACTTACGTTATCTCAATAATGGTTTTAAAATTATTGATGGTAAGTTAAGATTATCTATTCCTAAACAGTTAAAAAAGTATCTAAAAGAGGAATACTCTATTACCAACAAATTCTTATGGATAAGAGTGCCTAATGAGCTGTTATCCAGTAATAGAGATGTCCTTAACTCAACTACTAGAATTGAGTTTAAACCTTTAAGCGATGATACTTATAAGGTAATCTTAACTTATAAAGTAGATACTCCTACTATTAAAGAAGATGACGGTAATTATTTAAGTATTGATCTAGGCATTAATAATCTAATGACTTGCTACAGCAATCAAAATCAAGAAAGCTTTATTATTGATGGCGGACAGTATTTAGCTATTAATCGTTACTTCGATAAAAAGATTAAACATTATCAATCAATTTTGAATGGTCAAGGTAAAAAGACTTCTAAACGTATCCAAAATCTATATAAAAAGCGACGCAAACAATTATTTCACCTAATCCATAGTGCAACTAAAAAAGTTGTTAATTACTGTGTTGAAAATAATATATCTAGAGTAATCGTTGGTGATATAAAAAATATTCGTGATGATGCTGATTTAGGGAAACAGAATAATCAAAAACTCCATAAACTACCTTTTGATATTATCTATCACCAGCTAGAGTATAAACTTAATTTACAAGGGATTACTTTAATCAAGAAGAGTGAAAAATATACCAGCCAATGCAGCCCTTACAGTAAAAAAGTAACTAAGAAATATGCTAATAAATCTAACCGAGTTAAAAGAGGGCTTTATATTGATAAAGATAACAATCAAGCTTTTAATGCCGACAGCATAGGTGCATTTAATATCTTACGCAAATACTTACAGCAGCGACGTAAAGGGCCAGATATTACTCTGCAGGTAAAAGGGTTATCAAATCCGGTTAAATATAACTGGAATAATCATCAATTTGCAGCTTAA
- a CDS encoding TrmB family transcriptional regulator, which produces MDLKELLTYFNLTRQEAAIYLSLTVNGPMTGYEVAKETGISRSSVYTNLANLVDKGAAYLIEDKAKQYTPAAIDEFCSNKIRELKEIKKQLIENMPQRQEEDGGYITIKGRKNILNKIKNMIKQAEKRIYISSSDDILKTVLPYLEDALARELKVVIITQLPLELNDAVIYQTERKEDQIRLIVDSVEVLTGEIINENNSTCLYSKKENLVNLFKESLRNEIKLIKLTEGDDLE; this is translated from the coding sequence ATGGATCTAAAAGAGCTACTTACTTACTTCAACCTAACAAGACAGGAAGCAGCTATATATCTATCACTGACAGTTAATGGTCCTATGACAGGATATGAAGTAGCCAAAGAGACAGGAATATCACGGTCAAGCGTCTATACAAACCTGGCCAATCTAGTCGATAAAGGAGCTGCCTATTTAATTGAAGATAAGGCAAAACAGTACACTCCTGCAGCTATTGATGAATTCTGCAGCAATAAAATTAGAGAACTGAAAGAGATAAAAAAACAACTAATAGAAAATATGCCCCAGCGCCAGGAAGAAGATGGAGGATATATTACTATCAAGGGCAGAAAGAATATATTAAATAAGATAAAGAATATGATTAAACAAGCCGAAAAGCGGATCTATATTTCCTCTTCTGATGATATATTAAAGACAGTACTACCCTATCTAGAGGATGCCCTTGCAAGAGAGCTTAAAGTTGTAATCATAACCCAACTACCGCTTGAGCTTAATGATGCAGTAATCTATCAGACTGAAAGGAAAGAAGACCAGATAAGATTAATTGTTGACTCAGTCGAAGTACTGACAGGAGAAATCATAAATGAAAATAACTCTACCTGTCTTTACTCTAAAAAAGAGAATCTAGTAAATCTATTCAAAGAATCATTAAGGAATGAAATAAAGCTAATTAAATTAACTGAAGGAGATGATTTAGAATGA
- a CDS encoding class I SAM-dependent methyltransferase, producing MKKNTNVDKEILNKQNQHWENTFTKKSDMFGTEPSIPAQKATKIFKKEGKKELLELGGGQGRDTIFFAQNGFQVTVLDYCETGVETIKQKAQKMGLSESITAICHDVRKPLPFDDESFDCCYSHMLYCMALTTSELEFLSDEIRRVLKLGGLNVYTVRNTNDPDYGTGIHRGEDIYEVGEFVIHFFDKEKVDHLAKGFEIINIDEFEEGGLPRRLFRVTLKKE from the coding sequence ATGAAGAAAAATACAAATGTAGATAAGGAAATTTTAAATAAACAAAATCAACATTGGGAAAATACGTTTACTAAAAAGTCAGATATGTTTGGAACAGAACCAAGTATACCAGCACAAAAAGCGACAAAGATTTTCAAAAAAGAAGGAAAAAAGGAACTTCTTGAACTTGGAGGTGGGCAAGGACGAGATACTATCTTTTTTGCCCAAAATGGTTTCCAAGTTACTGTATTAGATTACTGTGAGACTGGAGTTGAAACAATTAAGCAAAAGGCTCAAAAAATGGGGTTATCAGAATCAATTACTGCGATTTGTCATGATGTTAGAAAACCACTTCCTTTTGATGATGAATCTTTTGATTGTTGTTATTCACATATGCTTTACTGTATGGCCCTTACTACTTCTGAATTAGAGTTTCTTTCAGATGAAATTAGACGAGTATTAAAATTAGGAGGCCTTAATGTTTATACAGTTAGAAACACAAATGACCCTGACTATGGAACAGGCATTCATAGAGGAGAAGATATATATGAAGTTGGTGAGTTTGTTATTCATTTCTTTGATAAAGAAAAAGTTGATCATTTAGCAAAAGGATTTGAAATAATTAATATCGATGAATTTGAAGAAGGTGGACTTCCTAGAAGATTATTTCGAGTAACACTTAAGAAGGAATAA
- the msrB gene encoding peptide-methionine (R)-S-oxide reductase MsrB, protein MKDNKIEKSKAEWEKILTDDEYRVLREQGTEPAFDNEFYDNFKDGIYLCAGCGNELFSAEDKFKSGTGWPSYTKPIDEEAVETSIDKSLLQTRVEVHCNRCGGHLGHIFEDGPEPTGLRYCINSTALNFKEEK, encoded by the coding sequence TTGAAAGATAATAAGATAGAAAAGTCAAAGGCAGAATGGGAAAAGATTCTAACTGATGACGAATATAGAGTTTTAAGAGAGCAGGGAACGGAACCAGCTTTTGATAATGAATTCTATGATAATTTTAAAGATGGAATCTATCTCTGTGCCGGCTGCGGCAATGAACTTTTTAGTGCTGAAGATAAATTTAAGTCGGGAACAGGCTGGCCTAGTTATACTAAACCCATTGATGAAGAAGCAGTAGAAACAAGCATAGATAAGAGTTTATTACAGACTAGAGTAGAGGTTCACTGTAATAGATGTGGCGGTCATTTAGGCCATATTTTTGAGGATGGGCCTGAACCTACTGGTTTGAGATACTGTATTAATTCTACTGCTTTGAATTTTAAGGAAGAGAAATAA